The following proteins are encoded in a genomic region of Burkholderia stabilis:
- a CDS encoding YdeI/OmpD-associated family protein: protein MTECALTLTSQAEWENWLEQNGNTSTEAWLRLAKKGTEQRTITYVQALESALCHGWIDGQKKAESEQYWLQRFTPRSAKSIWSKLNTDRAEALIAAGRMRPPGMGEIEKAKKDGRWAAAYTSASNSTVPDDLQAALDANPRARKFFATLNSRNRYAILYRVQNAKKPETRARKIKEFVDMLNRGETFHP from the coding sequence ATGACCGAATGCGCTCTCACCTTGACCAGTCAGGCCGAATGGGAAAACTGGTTGGAGCAAAACGGCAACACCTCGACCGAAGCATGGCTGCGACTGGCGAAAAAAGGCACCGAACAGCGAACCATAACCTACGTACAGGCCCTGGAAAGCGCCCTCTGCCATGGCTGGATCGATGGTCAAAAAAAGGCCGAGAGCGAGCAATACTGGTTACAACGCTTCACGCCACGCTCGGCCAAAAGCATCTGGTCCAAACTCAACACGGACAGGGCTGAAGCGCTGATCGCCGCAGGCAGAATGCGCCCGCCCGGCATGGGCGAAATCGAGAAGGCCAAAAAGGATGGCCGCTGGGCGGCGGCTTACACGTCGGCCAGCAATTCGACAGTGCCGGACGACCTGCAAGCGGCTCTGGACGCCAATCCGCGAGCCAGGAAGTTCTTTGCGACACTGAACAGCCGCAACCGCTATGCCATCCTGTACCGGGTACAGAATGCCAAAAAGCCGGAAACGAGGGCGCGTAAAATCAAGGAATTCGTCGACATGCTGAACCGCGGCGAAACCTTCCATCCGTAG
- a CDS encoding NAD(P)/FAD-dependent oxidoreductase: MANVAIVGAGFIGLGAAAWLQRDGHRVTLFDPAGVGQGASFGNAATFAPYGCVPVNGPSVFRDMPHFLFAADSPLRIRWPYLLRGAPWLARFLLDSTPARHARSASALAALLSRAADGYAPLLATTRLAAFVRPRECLYLYARQASFDAAQPSLALRRRLGVPFETLDASAIRRLEPALAPIFSRGVLFDGSWHFSDPHGFLAELFAHLATGGATLERERVERIEPVNLGVNVHAGGAARPFDHVVIAAGARSREFAAACGDAVPLDTERGYHVQFDAREQVVTRPVGWAERGFYMTPLDEGLRAAGTVELGGFDAPMNRSLVALLTRSAREALPSLGEPTRSWLGFRPTLPDGVPVIGRAQHSTRVIHAFGHQHLGVTLAGITGRIVADLVAQRAPPLDLTPYRAARF; the protein is encoded by the coding sequence ATGGCGAACGTCGCCATCGTGGGTGCAGGCTTCATCGGGCTCGGCGCGGCGGCGTGGCTGCAGCGCGACGGGCATCGCGTGACGCTGTTCGATCCGGCCGGCGTCGGCCAGGGCGCGTCGTTCGGCAATGCCGCGACGTTCGCGCCGTACGGCTGCGTGCCAGTGAACGGCCCGTCCGTGTTCCGCGACATGCCGCACTTCCTGTTCGCCGCCGACAGCCCGCTGCGCATCCGCTGGCCGTACCTGCTGCGCGGCGCGCCGTGGCTCGCGCGCTTCCTGCTCGACTCGACGCCCGCGCGCCACGCACGCAGCGCGAGCGCGCTGGCCGCGCTGCTGTCGCGCGCCGCCGACGGCTACGCGCCGCTGCTCGCCACCACGCGGCTCGCGGCGTTCGTGCGGCCGCGCGAATGCCTGTACCTGTATGCGCGGCAGGCGTCGTTCGATGCCGCGCAGCCGTCGCTCGCGCTGCGCCGCCGGCTCGGCGTGCCGTTCGAGACGCTCGACGCGAGCGCGATCCGCCGGCTCGAACCCGCGCTCGCGCCGATCTTCTCGCGCGGCGTGCTGTTCGACGGCAGCTGGCATTTCTCCGATCCGCACGGGTTCCTCGCCGAACTGTTCGCGCATCTGGCCACCGGCGGCGCGACGCTCGAACGCGAGCGCGTCGAGCGGATCGAGCCGGTCAACCTGGGCGTGAACGTGCATGCGGGCGGCGCGGCACGGCCCTTCGATCACGTCGTCATTGCCGCGGGCGCCCGCTCGCGGGAATTCGCGGCCGCCTGCGGCGATGCAGTGCCGCTCGACACCGAGCGCGGCTATCACGTGCAGTTCGACGCGCGCGAACAGGTCGTCACGCGCCCGGTCGGCTGGGCCGAGCGCGGCTTTTACATGACGCCGCTCGACGAAGGGTTACGCGCGGCCGGCACCGTCGAACTCGGCGGCTTCGACGCCCCGATGAACCGCTCGCTCGTCGCGCTGCTCACGCGCTCGGCGCGCGAAGCGCTGCCGTCGCTCGGCGAGCCGACACGCAGCTGGCTCGGCTTCCGGCCGACGCTGCCGGACGGCGTGCCCGTCATCGGCCGCGCGCAGCACAGCACACGCGTGATCCACGCATTCGGTCATCAGCATCTCGGCGTGACGCTCGCCGGCATCACCGGGCGGATCGTCGCCGACCTCGTCGCCCAGCGCGCACCGCCGCTGGACCTCACGCCATACCGGGCCGCGCGATTCTGA
- a CDS encoding aldo/keto reductase: protein MKYKQLGRTGLYVSELCLGTMTLGGNADAGMWKAIGAVGQDEANQLIARALADGINFIDTADVYSFGQSERLVGQALRDIGVPRSEIVLATKTAGAMGPNPNDQGASRGHIMDSVQRSLERLQVDHIDLYQIHASDPVTPIEETLRALDDLTRQGLVRHVGVSNWRAGKIGKALGLSAALHATRFETLQAYYSIAGRDVERELVPLVVEEQMGLLVWSPLAGGLLSGKFGPGTSTDDGSRRSHFDFPPVDLDRAWPCVAEMRTIADAHDVSVARIALAWLLAKPHVTSVIVGAKRVEQLEDNLGAVDVVLTENELARLDAVSALLASYPGWMIARQEAGRRPQPFRRVASE, encoded by the coding sequence ATGAAATACAAGCAACTTGGCCGCACCGGCCTGTACGTCTCCGAGTTGTGCCTCGGCACGATGACGCTGGGCGGCAATGCCGACGCCGGCATGTGGAAGGCGATCGGCGCGGTCGGTCAGGACGAGGCGAACCAGCTGATCGCCCGCGCGCTTGCCGACGGAATCAATTTCATCGATACCGCCGACGTTTACTCCTTTGGCCAGTCTGAACGGCTCGTCGGGCAGGCGCTCAGAGACATCGGCGTACCGCGCAGCGAGATCGTGCTGGCGACCAAGACGGCCGGTGCGATGGGCCCGAACCCCAACGACCAGGGTGCGTCGCGCGGCCACATCATGGATTCGGTGCAGAGAAGCCTGGAACGGCTCCAGGTCGACCATATCGACCTGTACCAGATTCACGCCAGCGATCCTGTCACGCCGATCGAAGAGACGCTGCGCGCCCTCGACGATCTCACGCGGCAGGGGCTGGTCCGTCACGTCGGCGTTTCGAATTGGCGCGCTGGCAAGATCGGCAAGGCGCTCGGGCTGAGTGCGGCGCTTCACGCGACGCGCTTCGAGACGCTCCAGGCCTACTATTCGATCGCCGGACGCGACGTCGAGCGCGAACTGGTGCCGCTCGTTGTCGAGGAGCAGATGGGGCTGCTCGTCTGGTCGCCGCTCGCCGGCGGATTGCTGTCGGGGAAGTTTGGTCCCGGTACGTCGACCGACGACGGTTCGCGGCGCAGCCATTTCGATTTTCCGCCGGTCGATCTCGATCGAGCCTGGCCGTGCGTTGCAGAGATGCGCACGATCGCCGATGCGCACGATGTGTCGGTTGCCCGGATCGCGCTCGCGTGGTTACTCGCCAAGCCGCACGTCACGAGCGTCATCGTCGGCGCCAAACGGGTCGAACAGCTCGAAGACAATCTCGGCGCGGTCGATGTCGTCCTGACCGAGAACGAGCTTGCGCGTCTGGATGCCGTGAGTGCTTTGCTCGCTAGCTACCCAGGCTGGATGATCGCGCGTCAGGAGGCTGGCAGGCGCCCGCAACCTTTCCGGCGCGTCGCGTCGGAATAG
- a CDS encoding flavodoxin family protein: MTLHTSPINTVVVYHSGHGHTARMASAVAEGADAVLVAIDADGNIAADAWDTLAGADAILLGSPTYMGGPSWQFKKFADASSKAWFEGGWRNKIFGGFTNSASINGDKLNTLEYFFLLAGQHGGIWVSMDIKPANVKASVRDDLNRMGSYIAPMAQTPADASPEEMSPGDLETARRYGARVAMIAGQFRSGKSRSS, translated from the coding sequence ATGACACTGCACACCTCTCCGATCAACACGGTCGTCGTCTACCACTCCGGCCATGGGCATACCGCGCGTATGGCAAGCGCCGTCGCCGAAGGCGCCGACGCCGTACTCGTCGCAATCGACGCCGACGGAAACATTGCAGCGGATGCCTGGGATACGCTCGCCGGCGCGGATGCGATCCTGCTCGGCTCGCCGACCTACATGGGCGGCCCGAGCTGGCAGTTCAAGAAGTTTGCCGACGCTTCGTCGAAGGCCTGGTTCGAAGGCGGATGGCGGAACAAGATCTTTGGCGGCTTCACCAACAGCGCAAGTATCAACGGCGACAAGCTCAACACGCTCGAATACTTCTTCCTGCTCGCCGGCCAGCACGGCGGCATCTGGGTCAGCATGGACATCAAGCCGGCGAACGTGAAAGCCTCGGTGCGCGACGACCTGAATCGCATGGGCTCCTATATCGCGCCGATGGCGCAAACGCCGGCCGATGCGTCGCCGGAAGAAATGTCGCCAGGGGACCTCGAAACGGCACGCCGCTACGGCGCGCGTGTCGCGATGATCGCGGGGCAGTTTCGATCGGGAAAATCTCGAAGCAGCTGA
- a CDS encoding branched-chain amino acid ABC transporter substrate-binding protein, translating to MNRRNWLVWLTVCSIGAVAASAQAADPETVKIGFAGPLTGPVARVGKDLQYGAQLALDEENAKHPTIGGKPVRFVLDVQDDQADPRIAIQVAQKLVDDGVVGVVGHYNSGCSIPASAVYKQANVAMITPGSTNPQLTMQGFKNVFRTMGHDGVGGVVAGRFAVEQLKAKRIGIIDDRTAFGQGLADAFEKGVKDAHGSIVSREYTNDKAVDFRAILTTMKSNNVDLLFFGGLDEQGAMLVKQMRSLGIRAQLFGAGALKSNAFLKIAGNAGEGTQDLEPGPALDKLPSAVAFAQRYKARFNQDVELYAPFAYDAALAMIAAVRKADSLDRGKIVASLPGVSVTGVTGKISFDERGDLIKPPYTLFRVEQGQWHSIRTVGGASN from the coding sequence ATGAATCGTCGTAACTGGCTCGTATGGCTGACCGTCTGCTCGATCGGCGCGGTTGCCGCATCCGCGCAGGCCGCGGACCCGGAAACCGTCAAGATCGGCTTCGCCGGCCCGCTGACGGGGCCCGTCGCGCGGGTCGGCAAGGATCTGCAATACGGTGCGCAGCTCGCGCTCGACGAGGAGAACGCGAAGCACCCGACCATCGGCGGCAAGCCCGTGCGTTTCGTGCTCGACGTTCAGGACGACCAGGCCGATCCGCGCATCGCGATCCAGGTCGCGCAGAAGCTCGTCGACGACGGCGTGGTCGGCGTGGTCGGCCATTACAACTCGGGCTGCAGCATTCCCGCGTCGGCCGTCTACAAGCAGGCGAACGTCGCGATGATCACGCCGGGCTCGACCAATCCGCAACTGACGATGCAGGGCTTCAAGAACGTGTTCCGCACGATGGGGCACGACGGCGTCGGCGGCGTGGTGGCCGGCCGCTTCGCGGTCGAGCAGCTGAAGGCGAAGCGGATCGGCATCATCGACGATCGCACCGCCTTCGGCCAGGGCCTCGCCGACGCGTTCGAGAAAGGCGTGAAGGACGCGCACGGCAGCATCGTCAGCCGCGAATACACGAACGACAAGGCCGTCGATTTCCGCGCGATCCTGACGACGATGAAGAGCAACAACGTCGACCTGCTGTTCTTCGGCGGGCTCGACGAACAGGGCGCGATGCTCGTGAAGCAGATGCGCTCGCTCGGCATCCGCGCGCAGCTGTTCGGGGCCGGCGCGCTGAAAAGCAACGCATTCCTGAAGATCGCCGGCAACGCGGGCGAAGGCACGCAGGATCTCGAGCCGGGGCCGGCGCTCGACAAGCTGCCGTCGGCCGTGGCGTTCGCGCAGCGCTACAAGGCGCGCTTCAACCAGGATGTCGAGCTCTATGCGCCGTTCGCGTACGACGCGGCGCTCGCGATGATCGCCGCCGTCCGCAAGGCCGATTCGCTCGATCGCGGCAAGATCGTCGCGAGCCTGCCCGGCGTGTCGGTCACCGGCGTGACCGGGAAGATCTCGTTCGACGAGCGCGGCGACCTGATCAAGCCGCCCTATACGCTGTTCCGCGTCGAGCAGGGGCAGTGGCACAGCATCCGCACGGTCGGCGGCGCGTCGAACTGA
- a CDS encoding PLP-dependent aminotransferase family protein: MKLYEKLADDIERLIRQGVYRHGDRIPSVRQASQQHRISITTVLHAYLLLESRGLLESRPQSGYFVNLRRDDGHAPVRELRPSKPIAISSSVDVSRLVLSTLRSIGTDDAVPLGSPYPDPSLFPFEKLNRYAYAAGRDKSLWGVTDGLPPGHPRLIRQIARRYLENGMSVDPNEIIVTVGATEAINLCLQAVAKPGDTIAVESPTFYAMLHAIERMGMKAIEVATHPEYGIDIAALAAIAKSQPIAACMVMPNFQNPLGFQMPDERKRELVEFATKAGMPVIENGVYNELYFGDTHPSSLKSYDRNGIVLHCSSFSKSLTAAYRIGWALPGRYRDQVEKLKFLNTLATPSLPQLAIAEFLERDGYEHHLRRLRKAYAQQANLMRAMVSRFFPEGTRISSPAGGYVLWVELPAQVDAMRLYQLALEQGITIGPGYMFSITESYRNFIRLNYSSPWSPEIEQAVITVGKLAAACMK; encoded by the coding sequence ATGAAACTCTATGAAAAACTCGCGGACGATATCGAGCGCCTGATCCGCCAGGGCGTGTACCGGCACGGCGACCGGATTCCGTCGGTGCGCCAGGCCAGCCAGCAACACCGGATCAGCATCACGACCGTGCTGCATGCGTACCTGCTGCTCGAAAGCCGCGGTCTGCTCGAAAGCCGGCCGCAGTCGGGCTATTTCGTGAACCTGCGGCGCGACGACGGCCATGCGCCGGTGCGCGAACTGCGGCCGTCGAAGCCGATCGCGATTTCGTCGTCGGTGGACGTGAGCCGGCTCGTGCTGTCGACGCTGCGCTCGATCGGCACGGACGACGCGGTGCCGCTCGGCTCGCCGTATCCGGACCCGAGCCTGTTCCCGTTCGAGAAGCTGAACCGGTACGCGTACGCGGCCGGGCGGGACAAGTCGCTGTGGGGCGTGACGGACGGGCTGCCGCCCGGCCATCCGCGGCTGATCCGGCAGATCGCGCGCCGCTACCTGGAAAACGGGATGTCGGTGGACCCAAACGAGATCATCGTGACGGTTGGCGCGACGGAGGCGATCAACCTGTGTCTGCAGGCGGTCGCGAAGCCGGGCGACACGATCGCGGTGGAATCGCCGACGTTCTACGCGATGCTGCACGCGATCGAGCGGATGGGGATGAAGGCGATCGAGGTCGCGACGCATCCGGAATACGGGATCGACATCGCGGCGCTGGCGGCGATCGCGAAGTCGCAGCCGATCGCCGCGTGCATGGTGATGCCGAACTTCCAGAACCCGCTCGGTTTCCAGATGCCCGACGAGCGCAAGCGCGAACTGGTTGAGTTCGCAACGAAGGCCGGCATGCCGGTCATCGAGAACGGCGTGTACAACGAGCTGTATTTCGGCGATACGCATCCGAGCTCGCTGAAGTCGTATGACCGGAACGGGATCGTGCTGCATTGTTCGTCGTTCTCGAAGAGCCTGACCGCCGCGTACCGGATCGGCTGGGCATTGCCGGGCCGCTATCGCGATCAGGTCGAGAAGCTGAAATTCCTGAATACGCTCGCGACGCCGTCGTTGCCGCAGCTCGCGATCGCGGAGTTTCTCGAGCGCGATGGTTACGAGCATCACCTGCGGCGCTTGCGCAAGGCGTATGCGCAACAGGCGAACCTGATGCGTGCGATGGTGTCGCGGTTCTTTCCGGAGGGCACGCGCATTTCGAGCCCGGCGGGCGGGTACGTGCTGTGGGTCGAACTGCCTGCGCAGGTCGATGCGATGCGGTTGTATCAGCTCGCGCTGGAGCAGGGGATCACGATCGGCCCCGGCTACATGTTCTCGATTACCGAGAGCTACCGGAACTTCATCCGGCTGAACTACAGCAGCCCGTGGTCGCCGGAGATCGAGCAGGCTGTGATTACGGTCGGGAAACTGGCCGCGGCGTGCATGAAGTGA
- a CDS encoding DUF4132 domain-containing protein, producing the protein MTDRALAALLIARLTGVADRSPSSASPIDLSTLDAHALGAVWPALRRTEYTIRLPDFAYDDPRAEFARWLRGQIDALGPAPLVDADAALELFRDIPPGEWTRALEELPCLDALPSPALQAELARIAGEPGEGGMRAASAYGAYALDWFAGRRDFSARHAAYAKALADSPFRVRELDVLPELGPAALLALAATNDGYFAPKRLWIDFSDPAATLAEDAAYVDFARDALAEAARQIAALHAGAVPYEADRAFTTDDAQVVARAARVAAYRDEAWLRPLIGPLLTGVCVAPTAAKTAPSQSLAIALGHAVETIPTPESVRALRDALAAVRHAGVQKKLARNLKPAERALGERPHTALRMTLDAKPDKKQLATLAACMESGFWRPMTLARVEWRERLVDAPAGAAFSARMIWHARGSDGSVQSFMPDIAKGKVVLRDAAGRACDIADDSEIRLWHPLLADADERLAWQRAIVGRALRQPVRQAFREFYVPAESDAVASDSAMFEGHVLSSRPLLGVARREGWSIRAYDDGLVREFGDVCATFLVDARLYPGSETHGTSRRLHFERRRERRWVPLPIGEIDRVVFSEVARAVDLLVSVSAFALDDDATRAANGALSADPVRRHEVETERWQRLNRLSDLPLGVMARHRKHVLSLVFAEPIAQGKLTIDERHVRVGAWSVHCATGRVTRDGEPVDAAIEPPPSPLRAVPWLPYDEALLQRIVDVVAGLLD; encoded by the coding sequence ATGACTGACCGCGCGCTCGCCGCCCTGCTCATCGCGCGGCTGACCGGCGTTGCCGATCGCTCGCCGTCGTCCGCCTCGCCGATCGACCTGTCGACGCTCGACGCACATGCGCTCGGCGCGGTCTGGCCGGCGCTGCGGCGCACCGAGTACACGATCAGGCTGCCCGATTTTGCGTACGACGATCCGCGCGCCGAATTCGCGCGCTGGCTGCGCGGGCAGATCGATGCGCTCGGCCCCGCGCCGCTCGTCGACGCCGATGCCGCGCTCGAACTGTTCCGCGACATCCCGCCCGGCGAATGGACGCGCGCGCTGGAAGAACTGCCCTGTCTCGACGCGCTGCCGTCGCCGGCGCTGCAGGCCGAGCTCGCCCGCATCGCCGGGGAACCCGGGGAGGGCGGCATGCGCGCCGCGTCCGCCTACGGCGCCTATGCGCTGGACTGGTTCGCCGGCCGCCGCGACTTCTCGGCGCGGCACGCGGCATATGCAAAAGCACTCGCGGATTCGCCGTTTCGCGTGCGCGAACTCGACGTGCTGCCCGAGCTCGGGCCGGCCGCGCTGCTCGCGCTGGCCGCGACGAACGACGGCTATTTCGCGCCGAAGCGGCTGTGGATCGACTTCAGCGATCCGGCGGCCACGCTCGCGGAAGACGCCGCGTATGTCGACTTCGCACGCGACGCGCTGGCCGAGGCCGCGCGGCAGATCGCGGCGCTCCATGCCGGCGCCGTTCCGTACGAGGCCGATCGCGCGTTCACGACCGACGACGCGCAGGTCGTCGCGCGCGCGGCGCGCGTGGCCGCCTATCGCGACGAAGCATGGCTGCGTCCGCTGATCGGGCCGCTGCTGACCGGCGTGTGCGTCGCGCCGACGGCCGCGAAGACGGCGCCGTCGCAATCGCTCGCGATCGCGCTCGGCCACGCGGTCGAAACGATCCCCACGCCCGAGAGCGTGCGCGCGCTGCGCGACGCGCTGGCCGCCGTGCGCCATGCCGGCGTGCAGAAGAAGCTCGCGCGCAACCTGAAACCGGCCGAACGCGCGCTCGGCGAGCGTCCGCACACCGCGCTGCGCATGACGCTCGACGCGAAACCCGACAAGAAGCAGCTCGCCACGCTCGCCGCGTGCATGGAATCCGGCTTCTGGCGGCCGATGACGCTCGCCCGTGTCGAATGGCGCGAGCGGCTCGTCGATGCGCCGGCCGGCGCCGCGTTCTCCGCGCGGATGATCTGGCACGCGCGCGGCAGCGATGGATCGGTGCAGTCGTTCATGCCGGACATCGCGAAAGGCAAGGTCGTGCTGCGCGATGCAGCCGGGCGCGCGTGCGACATCGCCGACGACAGCGAAATCCGGCTATGGCACCCGCTGCTGGCCGACGCGGACGAGCGGCTCGCATGGCAGCGCGCAATCGTCGGCCGCGCGCTCCGGCAACCGGTCCGGCAGGCATTCCGGGAGTTCTACGTGCCGGCGGAAAGCGACGCGGTGGCGAGCGATTCCGCGATGTTCGAAGGCCACGTGCTGTCGAGCCGGCCGTTGCTCGGCGTCGCGCGCCGCGAAGGCTGGTCGATCCGCGCGTACGACGACGGGCTCGTGCGCGAGTTCGGCGACGTGTGTGCGACCTTCCTCGTCGATGCACGCCTCTATCCCGGTTCGGAAACCCACGGCACGTCGCGCCGCCTGCACTTCGAACGCCGCCGCGAACGGCGCTGGGTGCCGCTGCCGATCGGCGAGATCGATCGCGTCGTGTTCTCGGAAGTGGCGCGCGCGGTGGATCTCCTCGTCAGCGTGTCCGCGTTCGCGCTCGACGACGATGCGACGCGCGCGGCGAACGGCGCGCTGTCGGCCGACCCGGTGCGCCGGCATGAAGTCGAAACCGAACGCTGGCAGCGCCTGAACCGTTTGTCCGATTTACCGCTGGGCGTGATGGCGCGGCATCGCAAGCACGTGCTGTCGCTCGTGTTCGCCGAGCCGATCGCCCAAGGGAAGCTGACGATCGACGAACGCCACGTGCGCGTCGGCGCGTGGTCGGTGCATTGCGCGACCGGCCGCGTGACGCGCGACGGCGAACCCGTCGATGCCGCGATCGAGCCACCGCCGTCGCCGCTGCGCGCGGTGCCGTGGCTGCCTTACGACGAAGCGCTGCTGCAGCGGATCGTCGACGTCGTCGCCGGTTTGCTCGACTGA
- a CDS encoding LysR family transcriptional regulator: MQNLDALLIFARVAEMTSFTRAAESLGIQKGRVSMVIRELERDVGVALLHRTTRRVQLTEDGRAFYSRARDLLAEVQELQSMFSGNGTPLRGRLRVDMPTELARSVVIPALPQLMAAYPELELELSSNDRRVDLVQEGFDCVIRLGPIVDETLIARPLGKLRMTNAASPSYLARHGIPRTLDDLRTQGHRMVHYSLTLGARHAGWEYPDGDGYASLPLPSAIQVNSVQTYHAAGLAGLGLIQAGYPTLAHHVASGALVEVLPDLRPEPLTASLVVAHRRNLSPRVRAFMDWIEGVLEPYFD, encoded by the coding sequence ATGCAAAACCTTGACGCACTTTTGATCTTTGCCCGTGTCGCCGAAATGACGAGCTTCACCCGCGCGGCCGAAAGCCTCGGCATTCAGAAGGGACGTGTGTCAATGGTGATCCGTGAACTTGAGCGGGACGTGGGGGTTGCGCTCCTGCACCGGACCACGAGGCGTGTGCAGCTGACCGAAGACGGACGCGCCTTTTATTCGCGCGCACGCGACCTGCTCGCCGAAGTGCAGGAATTGCAATCGATGTTCTCGGGTAACGGCACACCGCTGCGGGGAAGGTTGCGCGTCGACATGCCGACCGAACTGGCGCGAAGCGTCGTGATTCCCGCCCTGCCGCAACTGATGGCCGCGTATCCCGAGCTGGAGCTGGAACTGTCCAGCAACGATCGGCGCGTCGATCTCGTCCAGGAAGGATTCGATTGCGTGATCCGGCTGGGGCCGATCGTCGACGAGACGCTGATCGCCCGGCCGCTCGGAAAACTGCGCATGACCAATGCGGCGAGCCCGAGCTACCTGGCGCGGCACGGCATACCGCGCACGCTCGACGATCTGCGCACGCAAGGACACCGGATGGTCCACTACTCGCTGACACTCGGCGCCAGGCATGCCGGATGGGAATATCCGGACGGCGACGGTTATGCATCGCTGCCGTTGCCAAGCGCGATACAAGTCAACAGTGTGCAGACCTATCATGCCGCCGGGCTTGCGGGCCTCGGGTTGATCCAGGCGGGATATCCGACGCTCGCGCATCACGTCGCAAGCGGTGCGCTCGTGGAGGTGCTGCCCGACCTGCGTCCCGAGCCGCTCACCGCATCGCTCGTCGTCGCCCATCGGCGAAATCTGTCACCACGGGTCCGGGCTTTCATGGACTGGATCGAGGGGGTATTGGAGCCTTATTTTGATTAA
- a CDS encoding NADPH:quinone reductase, with protein MKAAYYERQGSAAEVLKLGDFPVPQPGPGEVRVRIHASGLNPSDIKARTGFSGPSAFPMVIPHQDGAGVIDAVGAGVAPARIGERVWLFEAQYRRPFGTAAEYAVVPEAQAVLLPDNVSFEVGACLGIPALTAHRSLFADGDIKGRAILVQGGAGAVGTAAILLAKWAGAWVATTVSTPGQADAARRAGADLVINRRLQDVAAIVMSATQQRGVDRIVDVSLQDNLEIDMRCLANGGIISSYAVGTAADHVSLPLLEAMIAGCTFRFVYIYTVPAAAKSAAVSAIGQCLEDGAYVPTIGMQVALDAIVEAHQAQETGQVIGKIIVKPSLARPHGPERSTE; from the coding sequence ATGAAGGCCGCATATTACGAACGCCAGGGCAGCGCTGCGGAAGTGTTGAAGCTCGGCGATTTTCCGGTTCCGCAACCGGGCCCCGGTGAAGTCCGGGTGCGAATTCACGCGTCCGGCCTGAATCCCAGCGATATCAAGGCGCGTACCGGCTTCTCCGGCCCCTCCGCATTCCCCATGGTCATTCCGCATCAAGACGGCGCCGGCGTGATTGACGCGGTCGGCGCCGGCGTTGCGCCCGCACGAATCGGCGAACGGGTATGGCTGTTCGAAGCGCAGTATCGCCGCCCCTTCGGCACGGCTGCGGAATATGCCGTCGTGCCGGAAGCACAGGCCGTTCTGCTGCCCGACAACGTTTCGTTCGAGGTCGGCGCCTGCCTGGGCATTCCGGCACTGACGGCGCATCGCAGCCTCTTCGCGGACGGCGACATCAAGGGTCGCGCGATACTCGTCCAGGGGGGCGCGGGCGCAGTCGGAACCGCAGCCATCCTGCTGGCCAAATGGGCCGGCGCGTGGGTCGCGACGACCGTTTCAACGCCCGGGCAGGCAGACGCGGCGCGGCGCGCGGGCGCCGACCTCGTGATCAATCGACGGTTGCAGGATGTGGCGGCGATCGTGATGTCGGCAACGCAGCAGCGGGGAGTCGATCGTATCGTGGACGTCAGCCTGCAGGACAACCTCGAAATCGATATGCGTTGCCTGGCTAACGGCGGCATCATCAGTTCCTATGCCGTCGGAACCGCTGCGGATCACGTGTCGCTTCCCCTGCTCGAGGCCATGATCGCAGGCTGCACATTCCGGTTCGTCTATATCTACACCGTCCCGGCGGCCGCAAAATCCGCAGCCGTTTCAGCGATTGGCCAATGTCTCGAGGACGGCGCCTATGTCCCGACCATCGGCATGCAAGTCGCGCTCGACGCCATCGTTGAAGCCCATCAGGCTCAGGAAACTGGCCAGGTTATCGGCAAGATCATCGTCAAACCGTCGCTCGCCCGGCCGCATGGGCCGGAACGTTCGACCGAGTAG
- a CDS encoding winged helix-turn-helix transcriptional regulator, whose amino-acid sequence MTSSVSTYPCSVAATVDVAGGKWKPLVVHYLMSGTKRFGELRRLIGTVTQRSLTLQLRELESDGIVTRTVFAEVPPRVEYSLTEFGRTLAPVLEAMKQWGDAYIARREQSACR is encoded by the coding sequence ATGACATCTTCGGTGAGTACCTATCCGTGCTCGGTCGCCGCGACGGTCGACGTCGCGGGTGGAAAATGGAAACCCCTGGTCGTCCACTATCTGATGAGCGGCACCAAACGGTTCGGCGAATTGCGCCGCTTGATCGGAACGGTGACACAGCGTTCGTTGACGCTGCAGCTTCGCGAACTGGAGTCGGACGGCATCGTGACCCGCACGGTTTTCGCCGAGGTTCCGCCCCGTGTCGAATACTCGTTGACCGAATTCGGAAGAACGCTCGCCCCGGTGCTCGAGGCGATGAAGCAATGGGGCGACGCCTACATCGCGCGGCGCGAGCAATCCGCGTGTCGCTGA